Proteins co-encoded in one Bacillus infantis NRRL B-14911 genomic window:
- a CDS encoding RNA polymerase sigma factor, with protein MVTEQELAGKARELKEMFSEMAQAHSGQLWNYCRYLTGSPWDGEDLFQETMLKALGGLFQRWHPTNTKSYLYRMATNIWIDHCRREKRNLGTLDEGDIPTVEFTETLELQQALGYLVELFKPRQIAVFLLFEVFKFKAEEVAGMARTTPGAVYATTRRMKEKLKQHNNPETQDHRFVHENEPVIKAYLKALNEGDVEAVLDLISDQAQNEAPLGFAEFSKEEMRNGSLRYGLPGYRAESRILWGKPVIIVFADEGQGPFIHDIQYQETENGKIVRHVSYFFRKEFILAAAEELGVPAQLTKPPVDWAK; from the coding sequence ATGGTGACAGAACAAGAATTAGCAGGCAAAGCACGCGAACTGAAGGAAATGTTTTCTGAAATGGCACAGGCCCATTCAGGGCAGCTATGGAATTATTGCCGTTATCTGACCGGATCCCCGTGGGATGGCGAGGATTTGTTTCAGGAAACGATGCTGAAGGCATTGGGCGGATTATTTCAAAGATGGCATCCGACAAATACAAAATCCTATTTGTACAGGATGGCCACTAACATCTGGATCGACCACTGCCGCAGGGAGAAAAGAAATCTTGGCACGTTAGACGAAGGAGATATACCAACGGTTGAATTTACGGAGACGCTAGAGCTTCAGCAGGCACTCGGCTACCTTGTTGAGCTGTTCAAGCCAAGGCAAATTGCCGTATTCCTGCTGTTTGAAGTCTTTAAGTTCAAGGCAGAGGAAGTGGCTGGCATGGCCAGGACCACGCCGGGAGCCGTTTATGCCACAACGAGAAGGATGAAGGAAAAATTGAAGCAGCATAACAATCCGGAAACTCAGGATCACCGCTTCGTCCATGAAAATGAGCCGGTCATCAAAGCCTATTTAAAGGCCTTAAACGAAGGCGATGTCGAAGCAGTCCTGGATCTGATCAGTGACCAGGCACAAAATGAAGCACCTTTAGGCTTCGCAGAATTTAGCAAAGAAGAAATGCGGAATGGCTCGCTGCGCTATGGATTGCCTGGATACAGGGCCGAGTCCCGCATACTTTGGGGCAAGCCGGTTATTATTGTTTTTGCCGACGAAGGACAAGGCCCGTTCATCCATGACATTCAGTACCAGGAAACCGAAAACGGAAAAATTGTCAGGCATGTAAGCTATTTTTTCCGTAAAGAATTCATTCTGGCGGCCGCAGAGGAACTAGGTGTGCCGGCACAGCTTACTAAGCCGCCTGTGGATTGGGCGAAGTAA
- a CDS encoding S41 family peptidase translates to MEQIFRDIVEIMHHDYAGCIDKKGYDHPEAYFEKIQLLKETNRLTREQFADIVRDYLLDFQDHHIYFADSSAEKRKPVDRGFQVRRYKDCLYVTGAKNEQKLNAGMAIISLGGFTIPELKEKHSRLLKANHPEREDWMPILSLYEYGDIEDEQGNVRKITFSTYEKPGYTPAYTVEKVNQDTLLFTITDFADPDAIVKLVRDNRDLIESATQWIIDVRVNYGGSDSSYYPLMPYIMPEEGVELADREDTMLFNCTHSNTGRFLAGAFPELEGIQGEEAQQFLKVFIREWQKNKGKGFVEFDFKDIVPDTYVKGAKYPKSVAVLSDYMCGSSGDSFVELCKKSSKVRVIGRPTKGLNDYANLISKHWDNGFEFMYPTSRLSRIDRGMGMTGKGIAPDLYVPWTPEHLKRDVDLEKAIEWLALEKSTFR, encoded by the coding sequence ATGGAACAGATCTTCAGAGACATTGTTGAAATAATGCATCACGACTATGCGGGGTGCATCGATAAAAAAGGATATGATCATCCGGAGGCTTATTTTGAAAAAATACAGCTTTTAAAAGAAACCAATAGGCTGACCAGGGAGCAGTTTGCAGATATAGTAAGAGACTATTTATTGGACTTTCAAGACCATCATATTTACTTTGCTGACAGCTCGGCGGAAAAAAGAAAGCCGGTGGACAGAGGATTCCAGGTCAGGCGATATAAGGACTGCCTTTATGTTACCGGGGCGAAAAATGAACAAAAATTAAATGCCGGCATGGCGATTATTTCGCTTGGGGGCTTCACCATCCCGGAACTGAAAGAAAAGCACAGCCGGCTTTTGAAGGCTAACCATCCCGAACGGGAAGACTGGATGCCGATCCTTTCGCTGTATGAATATGGCGACATAGAGGATGAGCAGGGGAATGTTCGTAAAATTACTTTCAGTACTTATGAAAAACCAGGATATACGCCAGCCTATACTGTGGAAAAGGTGAATCAGGATACATTGCTATTCACCATTACTGATTTTGCGGATCCAGATGCCATTGTAAAACTGGTCAGAGATAATAGGGATCTTATTGAATCAGCAACCCAATGGATAATAGATGTTCGGGTCAATTATGGCGGAAGCGACTCCAGCTACTATCCTCTCATGCCGTATATCATGCCTGAAGAAGGTGTGGAGCTCGCTGACAGAGAGGATACGATGCTGTTTAACTGCACCCATTCGAACACCGGCAGATTTCTGGCGGGAGCGTTCCCGGAACTGGAAGGCATACAGGGGGAAGAGGCACAGCAATTCCTTAAGGTCTTTATTCGGGAGTGGCAGAAGAACAAAGGAAAAGGATTCGTCGAGTTTGATTTTAAAGATATTGTGCCCGACACGTATGTGAAAGGCGCCAAATATCCTAAATCAGTTGCAGTTTTGTCAGATTATATGTGCGGCAGTTCGGGTGATTCCTTTGTTGAGCTTTGTAAAAAGTCCAGCAAAGTCCGGGTCATCGGCAGGCCGACAAAAGGATTAAATGATTATGCCAACCTCATAAGCAAGCACTGGGATAACGGATTTGAATTCATGTATCCCACTTCAAGGCTGTCACGGATTGACAGGGGCATGGGGATGACGGGCAAAGGGATAGCGCCAGATTTGTATGTACCATGGACACCCGAGCACTTGAAGCGGGATGTTGACCTGGAGAAGGCGATAGAATGGCTGGCATTGGAAAAAAGTACATTCAGGTAG
- a CDS encoding extracellular catalytic domain type 1 short-chain-length polyhydroxyalkanoate depolymerase yields MARRKSWIGLIVLIFVCSVTLLPGNSKAAGQFITGTYAGKPYKLYVPDQYNESQSYPLYVMLHGCTQDASQFATGTKMNTLADEKGFLVLYPEQTSSANSNKCWNWFEAAHQSRGSGEPAAIAGMVNLIKNNYSVQGDQVYAAGLSAGAAMSVIMGAAYPDLFSGIGVGAGLEYKAATSMTGAFTAMSSGGPDPVRQGRAAYQAMGSQADTMPVIVFHGTSDYTVAPVNGNQVITQWAVTNDLAQNGKEDGWIDDQPDQTENLNVPGGKSYTVSHYKAGDGRVWMKKVTVQSMGHAWSGGNVQGSYTDPQGPDASRMMWEFFHSFAGGDDGGDAGDAPATSASPKGGTYNQPVYVELQTNKEASTYYTVDGSNPTAQSTLYTGPIYIYDDTTLKFFSQDSSGQRESVKEEVYIIEEDAPPGDSLTFSAISGESGFAGRFTADGKGSGDIKAGDKGMYNTDTFRGILSFDTSTLGQTAIGSAKLRLYTKLITGAVTDVKIDMKNGTFGSAPIEQNDYSAAATLTDIASFQPAAVSNYIDIDIPASALAQINRSGKTQFRLKAATAASFNQNSVLFYGGGNGDLSPVLIVNRAN; encoded by the coding sequence ATGGCTCGCAGAAAATCCTGGATTGGTTTAATCGTTTTGATTTTTGTATGCTCGGTCACATTGCTTCCTGGTAATTCAAAGGCTGCAGGACAATTTATTACAGGTACCTATGCAGGGAAGCCTTATAAATTGTATGTTCCTGATCAGTACAATGAAAGTCAGTCTTATCCGTTATATGTCATGCTGCATGGGTGCACACAGGATGCCAGCCAGTTTGCGACAGGGACAAAGATGAATACACTCGCTGATGAAAAAGGGTTCTTGGTACTGTATCCTGAACAGACCAGCAGCGCCAATTCCAATAAGTGCTGGAACTGGTTCGAGGCAGCCCACCAGTCGCGCGGCAGCGGGGAACCAGCTGCTATCGCCGGGATGGTAAATCTTATTAAAAATAATTACTCAGTCCAAGGAGATCAGGTGTATGCGGCGGGTCTCTCAGCAGGTGCAGCGATGAGCGTGATCATGGGGGCCGCATATCCTGACCTTTTCTCTGGAATTGGGGTGGGAGCGGGTCTTGAATACAAGGCTGCAACCAGCATGACCGGAGCTTTTACGGCTATGTCGAGCGGCGGCCCTGACCCTGTGCGCCAGGGGAGGGCTGCCTATCAGGCAATGGGAAGCCAGGCAGACACCATGCCAGTCATAGTGTTTCACGGAACTTCGGACTATACAGTCGCACCGGTAAATGGAAACCAGGTCATCACCCAATGGGCAGTGACAAACGACTTAGCACAGAACGGCAAAGAGGATGGCTGGATCGACGACCAGCCGGACCAAACCGAGAACTTAAACGTTCCTGGCGGAAAAAGCTACACTGTCAGCCATTATAAAGCTGGGGACGGCAGAGTCTGGATGAAAAAAGTCACTGTCCAAAGCATGGGGCATGCCTGGTCAGGGGGAAATGTGCAAGGCAGCTATACGGATCCACAGGGCCCTGATGCCAGCCGGATGATGTGGGAATTTTTCCATTCATTTGCAGGCGGTGATGATGGAGGAGATGCCGGCGATGCCCCTGCTACATCAGCAAGCCCTAAAGGCGGAACCTATAATCAGCCTGTCTATGTAGAGCTCCAGACCAATAAAGAAGCATCCACTTACTACACAGTGGACGGTTCGAATCCTACAGCACAATCCACACTCTACACGGGACCGATTTACATTTACGACGATACGACCCTTAAGTTTTTCAGCCAGGACAGCTCCGGGCAAAGAGAGTCTGTCAAAGAAGAAGTATATATCATCGAAGAAGATGCTCCTCCCGGGGACTCGCTGACATTCAGCGCCATCTCAGGGGAAAGCGGGTTTGCCGGCCGCTTCACAGCAGATGGCAAAGGCTCCGGGGACATCAAGGCTGGCGATAAAGGAATGTACAATACTGATACCTTCAGAGGGATCTTATCCTTTGACACAAGCACGCTCGGACAGACAGCGATTGGGTCAGCAAAATTGCGCCTGTATACAAAATTGATCACAGGGGCAGTCACTGATGTAAAAATCGACATGAAGAACGGAACTTTTGGATCTGCCCCAATCGAACAAAACGATTATTCCGCCGCAGCCACACTTACCGATATAGCCAGTTTTCAGCCGGCCGCCGTTTCTAATTACATTGATATAGATATCCCGGCCAGCGCACTGGCTCAAATCAACCGGAGCGGCAAGACTCAGTTCAGGCTAAAAGCAGCAACGGCAGCTAGCTTTAATCAGAACTCCGTCCTTTTTTATGGAGGCGGGAATGGAGATCTTTCTCCGGTTCTAATAGTAAATCGCGCCAACTGA
- a CDS encoding SAM-dependent methyltransferase — protein sequence MITVNPIGIAYNERHEIEDDYWGEVVSRIVLDDSLPEDGLDGIESFSHLEIIYHFHRVDQSKIVPGARHPRNDSSLPKVGIFAQRGKNRPNQLGLTTVRIVKREGRELTVTGLDCINGTPILDIKPVMEEFLPKEPISQPDWSHEIMKNYWD from the coding sequence ATGATTACAGTAAATCCTATCGGGATTGCATATAATGAAAGACACGAAATAGAGGACGATTACTGGGGCGAAGTGGTCAGCAGGATCGTGCTGGACGATTCTCTGCCAGAAGACGGGCTCGACGGAATTGAATCCTTCTCCCACTTAGAAATCATTTATCATTTTCATCGGGTGGATCAAAGTAAAATAGTGCCTGGTGCAAGGCATCCCAGAAATGACAGCAGCCTCCCAAAAGTGGGGATCTTTGCTCAGCGCGGCAAAAATAGACCGAATCAACTAGGCCTGACAACTGTGAGGATAGTCAAAAGAGAAGGCAGGGAACTGACCGTCACTGGGCTTGATTGCATCAATGGGACGCCGATTCTTGATATCAAGCCGGTGATGGAGGAATTCCTGCCTAAAGAGCCTATCAGCCAGCCAGATTGGTCCCATGAGATTATGAAGAATTATTGGGACTGA
- a CDS encoding GNAT family N-acetyltransferase has translation MDEVFKSLKKAGIHYIKNDQEFILEMFEDNINNPHEADTAIMKLITNLTAFKERRILFECPRTLLDQLMFTKRKMVMTGERVIYTREFTEPINQPAAGYEVWSIEHEESIAFLSEVMGRSFNDTRRFLTGMQTELPSQVNNMYTVLMIADEPAGVVFPHLEPDSDRQGRLFWIGMHPKFSGNGLGQRLHLLGLYRLRNEFKANSYLGATKIDNTPMRKIMIANGCTQNKNTVLSLEYNL, from the coding sequence ATGGATGAAGTATTCAAGAGTCTAAAAAAAGCAGGGATCCATTACATAAAAAATGATCAAGAATTCATCTTAGAAATGTTTGAAGATAATATAAACAATCCCCATGAAGCAGACACAGCCATAATGAAACTTATTACTAATCTAACTGCCTTTAAAGAGAGGCGTATCTTGTTCGAATGCCCTAGAACTCTCCTTGATCAATTGATGTTCACAAAAAGGAAAATGGTAATGACTGGAGAAAGAGTCATTTACACCAGGGAATTTACTGAACCTATCAATCAACCTGCAGCCGGTTATGAAGTATGGTCCATTGAGCACGAGGAATCAATCGCTTTCCTGTCAGAGGTAATGGGCAGGAGTTTTAACGATACTAGAAGATTTTTAACGGGCATGCAAACAGAGTTGCCCTCACAGGTAAACAATATGTACACAGTACTGATGATTGCAGATGAACCGGCTGGCGTTGTTTTTCCCCACCTGGAGCCTGATTCGGATAGACAAGGACGTCTCTTTTGGATTGGCATGCACCCGAAATTTTCAGGGAATGGGCTGGGTCAGAGGCTCCATTTGCTGGGGTTATATAGGCTGAGAAATGAATTTAAAGCAAACTCGTACCTGGGCGCAACGAAAATTGATAACACGCCAATGAGAAAAATTATGATAGCGAATGGTTGTACTCAGAACAAAAATACGGTCCTATCATTGGAATATAATTTATAA
- a CDS encoding ABC-2 transporter permease, translated as MFNLIRRDVILQKKLILTFIPFILFFIVMDSHPVLIFSVASIFIPFNAYAYDEKAEANILLNSLPYTRNEIIASRYLGAVIYMILAIGGTCLALLAFNKAFTIEDMAMGGGIFLAFAAFTFPLFYIFKPGHITTVLMITFVLLTGMGPHLLNLIAEDLSLITGFIASLSNPALYTGAAVIILALYGISWGVTTFIYQRKAF; from the coding sequence ATGTTTAACCTTATCAGGCGCGATGTGATACTGCAGAAAAAACTGATCTTGACCTTTATTCCTTTTATCCTGTTCTTTATTGTAATGGATTCGCATCCTGTGCTGATTTTCAGCGTTGCCAGCATTTTCATTCCTTTTAATGCCTATGCCTATGATGAAAAAGCAGAGGCGAACATTCTGCTGAACAGCCTGCCCTATACGCGTAATGAAATCATTGCTTCACGTTATCTCGGAGCAGTTATCTATATGATTTTAGCCATAGGCGGCACTTGTCTGGCATTGCTTGCATTCAATAAGGCATTTACCATCGAAGATATGGCTATGGGAGGCGGCATCTTCTTAGCATTCGCTGCATTCACATTTCCGCTGTTTTATATATTTAAACCAGGGCATATCACAACAGTCCTGATGATTACATTCGTTCTATTAACAGGGATGGGTCCGCATCTCCTAAACCTGATTGCTGAAGATCTTTCTTTAATCACCGGTTTTATTGCAAGTTTGTCCAACCCGGCGTTGTACACGGGGGCAGCAGTAATCATTTTGGCTCTGTATGGCATTTCCTGGGGAGTCACCACATTCATTTACCAGAGAAAGGCGTTTTAA
- a CDS encoding ABC transporter ATP-binding protein — protein sequence MENVVELKNVAKEFKGFSIKDINFQVKQGFITGFIGGNGAGKSTTIKMMMNLLKPDQGEIRIFGLDYKTHEKEIKERIGFVYDGNVFYEGMNLKDIKRIVGPAYKRWDDRLFYQYVEQFELPLNKAIKTFSKGMQMKASLAIALSHHAELIIMDEPTSGLDPIFRREMLDLLQELMLDDRRTIFFSTHITTDLDRIADYIAFLQNGRLVFNQSVHEVGENYALVKGGLELLDRDTEKAFVHIHRAPTGFEALTDNIELVNNTFGHSVVVEQAGLEDIMYYMKGRKSYV from the coding sequence ATGGAGAATGTGGTCGAATTGAAAAATGTTGCCAAGGAATTCAAGGGTTTTTCCATTAAAGATATAAATTTTCAAGTGAAGCAGGGCTTTATTACAGGGTTCATCGGAGGGAATGGCGCCGGAAAGTCGACGACCATTAAAATGATGATGAATCTGCTGAAGCCGGATCAGGGCGAGATCAGGATCTTCGGGCTGGACTATAAGACACATGAGAAGGAGATCAAAGAGCGCATCGGGTTCGTTTATGACGGAAATGTATTTTATGAAGGGATGAATTTAAAAGATATAAAACGCATTGTTGGACCAGCGTATAAGCGCTGGGACGATCGTTTGTTTTATCAATATGTAGAGCAGTTCGAGCTGCCCCTTAATAAAGCGATCAAAACCTTTTCAAAAGGGATGCAGATGAAGGCATCACTGGCGATTGCCTTATCGCACCATGCAGAGCTGATTATCATGGATGAACCTACATCAGGACTGGATCCTATTTTCAGGCGGGAAATGCTCGATCTGCTGCAGGAATTGATGCTGGATGACCGGCGCACGATTTTCTTCTCTACACATATCACCACAGATTTGGACCGCATCGCTGATTATATTGCCTTTTTGCAAAATGGGAGACTGGTATTTAATCAGTCTGTCCACGAGGTGGGGGAAAATTATGCGCTCGTAAAAGGCGGGCTGGAACTTTTGGACCGGGATACAGAGAAGGCTTTTGTCCATATTCACCGGGCTCCTACAGGGTTTGAGGCCCTGACTGACAATATCGAACTTGTAAATAATACTTTTGGCCATTCTGTTGTAGTGGAACAGGCGGGCCTGGAGGATATTATGTATTACATGAAGGGGAGGAAAAGCTATGTTTAA
- a CDS encoding GntR family transcriptional regulator, producing the protein MQIIISNSSKEPIYEQITKQIQSLILAGDLQEGSALPSIRQLAKDLQISVITTKRAYEELEKAGFIYSIVGKGSFVAEQNLEVIREKKLKVIEEQLGAVIINGREIGLSLDELQQLLKILYEE; encoded by the coding sequence ATGCAAATCATTATCTCCAACAGTTCCAAGGAGCCGATTTATGAACAAATTACTAAACAGATTCAATCCTTAATTTTAGCGGGCGATCTGCAGGAGGGGTCAGCGCTGCCTTCCATACGCCAGCTCGCGAAGGATCTCCAGATCAGTGTGATTACGACGAAACGGGCTTACGAGGAATTGGAGAAGGCGGGTTTTATTTATTCTATTGTTGGCAAAGGGTCTTTTGTTGCCGAACAAAATTTAGAAGTTATTAGGGAAAAGAAGCTGAAGGTCATTGAGGAACAGCTGGGGGCGGTTATAATTAACGGCCGGGAAATTGGTCTCTCATTGGATGAACTTCAGCAGCTATTGAAGATTTTATATGAGGAGTGA
- a CDS encoding DUF5662 family protein, whose amino-acid sequence MLRAVWKNILYILEHKLNVLIECWKEGLFLQGIVHDWSKFSPQEFMPYAKKFFYKGQKDSIDELKWKYAWLHHQHKNKHHWEHWVVDPKNKQALPMPRKYLLEMVCDWRSFSRKWGRRVKASTMDLSGNIILHPDTKKELEDILEKKKAEDARWKNRDAI is encoded by the coding sequence GTGCTGCGGGCAGTCTGGAAAAACATATTGTATATACTGGAACATAAACTTAATGTCCTGATCGAGTGCTGGAAAGAGGGGCTATTCCTGCAGGGGATTGTCCACGATTGGTCAAAATTTTCCCCGCAGGAGTTTATGCCATATGCAAAGAAGTTCTTCTATAAGGGCCAAAAGGACTCCATTGATGAGTTAAAGTGGAAGTACGCATGGCTCCACCATCAGCACAAGAACAAGCACCACTGGGAACATTGGGTAGTTGACCCGAAAAATAAACAAGCCCTGCCGATGCCCAGAAAATATCTTCTTGAAATGGTTTGTGACTGGCGTTCGTTTTCGAGGAAGTGGGGAAGAAGGGTGAAAGCTTCCACTATGGACTTGAGCGGCAATATAATTTTGCATCCCGATACGAAAAAGGAACTGGAAGATATATTGGAGAAGAAAAAGGCAGAGGATGCTAGGTGGAAAAATAGGGACGCGATTTAA
- a CDS encoding DUF3231 family protein, producing MVLTNPLNVSEIGSLWQTYQEKTLIMRFLEYFIEKADDPQARNILGGLWQELNFYVAEMENLFSEQGMVKPVGFTSEDVNLEAPKLYDNGFDIMFVRVLKEVSMGLYTLGMNMTYNKKVMAIYEGLTTVTQKIYKLSTRYLLENGILSLPPKVTMQKKTEFIKSKKYMEGFKLIGEKRPLSALEVGILHHNLEVNNIGMQLITGFAQCAQNKEARQYFLKGKDLAKKQVKVMEELLLDGDVHLSATSGATVTTSTVPPFSDKLMMHCIYILNGFGLIGSGTGGFFSLRNDLAMKTLLLAKDVYFYAQEGINIKIKNGWFEEPPQMENRSQIIKKGLE from the coding sequence ATGGTTCTGACAAATCCTTTAAATGTGTCCGAAATAGGTTCGCTTTGGCAGACATATCAGGAAAAAACCTTGATTATGCGGTTTCTGGAATACTTTATCGAAAAGGCAGATGACCCGCAAGCAAGAAATATTTTGGGCGGATTATGGCAGGAGCTTAATTTTTATGTAGCTGAGATGGAAAATCTATTTTCTGAACAGGGAATGGTTAAACCTGTGGGTTTCACATCAGAGGATGTAAACCTGGAGGCCCCCAAGTTATATGATAATGGATTTGATATCATGTTTGTCCGTGTATTAAAGGAAGTTAGCATGGGGCTGTACACCCTTGGCATGAATATGACCTACAACAAAAAGGTAATGGCCATTTATGAGGGACTCACAACTGTCACTCAAAAAATCTATAAACTTTCAACCCGCTATTTACTTGAAAATGGAATTCTATCTCTCCCTCCTAAAGTGACTATGCAGAAGAAGACGGAATTTATTAAAAGCAAAAAGTACATGGAGGGGTTTAAACTAATTGGTGAAAAAAGGCCTCTATCAGCCCTGGAGGTTGGGATCCTTCATCATAATCTTGAAGTTAATAATATTGGAATGCAGTTAATTACAGGCTTTGCTCAGTGCGCTCAAAACAAGGAAGCCAGGCAATATTTTTTAAAAGGGAAGGATCTTGCCAAGAAACAGGTCAAAGTTATGGAGGAATTACTTCTGGATGGGGATGTCCATCTCTCCGCGACTTCCGGGGCAACGGTAACTACATCAACAGTTCCTCCCTTTTCTGACAAGCTGATGATGCACTGTATATATATTCTTAATGGGTTTGGACTGATTGGGTCAGGCACAGGGGGATTTTTCAGTTTAAGAAACGATTTGGCGATGAAAACACTTTTGCTCGCAAAAGATGTCTATTTCTACGCGCAGGAAGGGATTAATATTAAGATTAAAAATGGCTGGTTCGAGGAACCCCCGCAAATGGAAAACCGTTCCCAAATCATTAAGAAAGGACTTGAATAA
- a CDS encoding HIT family protein: MDNCIFCRLELEPDQNVVMNNEHCLFLQLGQSQIKGSQLEGAGLIVPIQHRETAFDLTPEEWAATYSLLQDVKKYLDEKHEPRGYNLGWNCGEAGGQHIFHAHFHVIPRYEDEPLAGKGIRYMFKGKKNQRALKPSPLAT, encoded by the coding sequence ATGGATAACTGTATTTTTTGCAGGCTGGAGCTTGAGCCGGATCAGAATGTTGTCATGAACAATGAACATTGTCTTTTTTTACAGCTGGGGCAGAGTCAAATAAAGGGAAGCCAGCTGGAAGGCGCAGGGTTAATTGTTCCTATTCAGCACAGGGAAACTGCGTTTGACTTAACACCCGAGGAGTGGGCGGCCACCTACAGTCTCCTTCAGGATGTGAAAAAGTACTTGGATGAAAAGCATGAGCCTCGAGGTTATAATTTAGGCTGGAACTGCGGCGAGGCTGGCGGACAGCATATTTTCCATGCACACTTTCATGTGATCCCGAGATATGAGGACGAACCTCTTGCGGGTAAAGGAATCCGGTATATGTTTAAAGGGAAAAAAAATCAGAGGGCGCTTAAACCTTCCCCTTTGGCCACTTGA
- a CDS encoding SunI/YnzG family protein, translating into MEVKVAEKNGSLEINWLLNKTEIPLSAITEVSNDDTYGGQEKEAIRIGFPSGNTDRVVIKTEKETYILFTSIGGIKEKILTLMNKSVR; encoded by the coding sequence ATGGAAGTTAAAGTGGCAGAGAAGAATGGGAGCCTGGAGATAAACTGGCTATTAAATAAGACTGAAATACCGTTATCGGCTATTACAGAAGTATCGAATGATGATACCTATGGCGGGCAGGAAAAGGAAGCCATAAGGATTGGGTTTCCATCCGGCAATACAGACAGAGTGGTTATTAAAACAGAGAAAGAAACTTATATACTTTTTACGAGTATTGGCGGCATAAAAGAAAAGATCTTAACTTTGATGAATAAGTCTGTGCGTTGA
- a CDS encoding DUF5694 domain-containing protein, which produces MTDKMDILSGTRQAEIQEVITCLKNFNPTKVALEVLQEKEEALNNEYASYLSGGYELTVNEIDQVGFRLAKECGLGHVHAVDWNQDEEGVPDLGALSEWEDTEEYRAFTEIGQKITSEANTFLQNHSIKDYLLWHNEPRNIARGQELYMKMSLTGSNSNPAGAIWTAKYWYYRNLLIFRNLVNLLDSNEERIFVLYGAAHLHLLLQFARESGLFDVEAAGDYLG; this is translated from the coding sequence ATGACAGACAAAATGGATATTTTATCAGGCACAAGGCAAGCAGAAATCCAGGAGGTTATCACTTGTTTAAAGAATTTTAACCCGACAAAGGTAGCCTTGGAAGTTCTGCAGGAAAAGGAAGAAGCTTTGAATAATGAATATGCTTCTTATTTGAGTGGAGGCTATGAATTAACCGTTAATGAAATCGATCAAGTCGGATTCCGGCTGGCAAAGGAATGCGGTTTGGGACATGTACATGCAGTCGATTGGAATCAGGATGAGGAGGGTGTGCCGGACCTCGGGGCTCTAAGTGAATGGGAAGATACGGAAGAGTATAGGGCGTTTACAGAGATAGGGCAGAAAATCACTTCTGAAGCAAATACATTTTTGCAGAATCATTCTATAAAGGACTATCTGCTTTGGCATAATGAACCGCGGAATATTGCCAGGGGACAGGAACTTTACATGAAAATGTCCCTGACAGGCAGCAATAGCAACCCGGCGGGCGCCATTTGGACAGCGAAGTATTGGTATTATCGCAATCTGTTGATTTTTAGAAATCTGGTAAACTTATTGGATTCCAATGAAGAACGGATTTTTGTTTTATATGGTGCGGCCCATCTCCATCTGCTATTGCAGTTTGCGAGGGAGAGCGGGTTATTTGATGTTGAGGCAGCCGGGGATTATTTGGGGTAG